TCAGATTGATGACAGCCAGCGCGCCGACCAGCAGGAAGATCAGCGTGGCGATCGCCGCGGCCAGACCGAAGTCCTGCCCGCCGCCGCCCTCAAAGGCGATACGGTAGGTGTAGCTGACCAGCAGGTCGGTATGCCCGGCCGGCGTGGTGGTGCCGATCATGTCCGGCCCGCCGTTGGTCAGCAGCTGGATCAGCACGAAGTTGTTAAAGTTAAACGCAAAGCTGGCGATCATCAGCGGCGTCAGCGGTTTAATCAGCAGCGGCAGCGTGATGCGGAAGAAGTTCTGCATCGGGGTAGCGCCGTCCATCGCCGAGGCTTCGTAGAGGTCATCCGGGATCGCCTTCAGCAGGCCCATACACAGGATCATCATGTAGGGATACCCCAGCCAGGTATTGACGATGATAATCATGCATCTGGCGGTCCAGGGATCGCTGAACCACGCCGGTTTGATGCCAAACAGCGCGTTAAGCATCAGGTTGATCTCGCCGAAGCTCTGGTTAAACAGCCCCTTGAAAATCAGGATGGAGATAAACGCCGGTACGGCGTAGGGCAGGATCAGCAGGATGCGGTACGCCGCTTTGCCTCTCAGCGCTTCCCACTGCACCACGCAGGCCAGCACCATGCCGACGGCGACGGTCAGCACCACGGTCAGCAACGCGAACACCACCGTCCAGACAAAGATCGACAGGAACGGCTTCTGAATGCCCTCATCGTGCAGCACGCGCAGGAAGTTGCCCCAGCCGATGCCGACGGTAAAGCCGGGGCTGAGTTTCTCCGCCTGCCACTCCCCGCCGGCGTCTACCGCCTGATAAAAGCCGCTGTGCATATTCGGCCGGTAGACCACGCCGGACCGCGCGTCGGTCAGCTGCTGGTTCTCTTTATTCAGGTGGTACAACGGCTGCGTGCCGGAGAACTGGCGCAGCGAACTCATCCGCAGCGTGGCGCCATCCGGCAGCCGGGCCATCAGCCTGCCGAGCGCCTGACGGTTCCGGGTCACCACCCGCAGCCCGGCCTTCTCGCCGGCGGGAAGCGCCTGCGGCGTCAGCGTCAGCGCCTGCACGGCGGCGGCATCAAAGGCAAAGGGCGGTGAGACCAGCACCTCAGCGCCGTCCGATGAGCTCAGCGCCAGCTGCCAGCGATCGCCGGCGGGATAGAGGGCAAAGTTCAGCGCTTTGCCGCCCTGAAATTCACGGCCCATCAGCACCGACTGCGCCCGCTCAAACGTCAGCTGATTGGTGCTGCTGTAGTTGGTAAAGGCGATGGCGATGGTGCAGACCAGCGGG
This window of the Erwinia sp. E602 genome carries:
- the malF gene encoding maltose ABC transporter permease MalF — encoded protein: MPVAQTGLTAEKKRPLSHALKWPAIGLLACLTGYLIVLMYAQGEYLFAVLALILSGSGLCIYANRRACAWRYVYPGLAGMALFVLFPLVCTIAIAFTNYSSTNQLTFERAQSVLMGREFQGGKALNFALYPAGDRWQLALSSSDGAEVLVSPPFAFDAAAVQALTLTPQALPAGEKAGLRVVTRNRQALGRLMARLPDGATLRMSSLRQFSGTQPLYHLNKENQQLTDARSGVVYRPNMHSGFYQAVDAGGEWQAEKLSPGFTVGIGWGNFLRVLHDEGIQKPFLSIFVWTVVFALLTVVLTVAVGMVLACVVQWEALRGKAAYRILLILPYAVPAFISILIFKGLFNQSFGEINLMLNALFGIKPAWFSDPWTARCMIIIVNTWLGYPYMMILCMGLLKAIPDDLYEASAMDGATPMQNFFRITLPLLIKPLTPLMIASFAFNFNNFVLIQLLTNGGPDMIGTTTPAGHTDLLVSYTYRIAFEGGGGQDFGLAAAIATLIFLLVGALAVINLKASRMKFD